The Gemmatimonadaceae bacterium genome includes a window with the following:
- the mltG gene encoding endolytic transglycosylase MltG, with protein MTHRRLAHTAAALAAGLALAACATNDASTARVTVPTGASVRVAADSLANAGVIRSARWFRAYAWVLGGDRRIKAGTYELRRGDSWGTVLDMLRAGRGLVATVIIPEGFSLAQIEPLLAEKLGTPEDSVRAAVRDTALLARLDLPTPTIEGYLFPDTYTFSEGTTARQAVTIMERRFEHEWKPAWTARLDTLGMSRNDVMTLASIVEKEAKLPEERPVIAAVYMNRLRAGMLLQADPTVQYVLPEHENRLLYKDLRVKSPYNTYRHLGLPPGPIASPGSASILAALYPAHVPYKYFVAAPDGHHEFRVDYRAHEAAVIEMRRERDAQAKKSKSGRDTSAARAPGRKSG; from the coding sequence ATGACGCATAGACGCCTCGCCCACACCGCGGCCGCCCTCGCCGCCGGTCTCGCGCTCGCCGCCTGCGCCACCAACGACGCCTCGACGGCGCGCGTGACCGTGCCCACCGGTGCGTCGGTGCGCGTGGCCGCCGACTCGCTCGCCAACGCCGGCGTGATCCGCTCGGCGCGCTGGTTCCGCGCCTACGCCTGGGTGCTCGGCGGCGACCGGCGCATCAAGGCCGGCACCTACGAACTGCGCCGCGGCGACAGCTGGGGCACCGTGCTCGACATGCTGCGCGCCGGCCGCGGCCTGGTGGCCACCGTGATCATCCCCGAAGGCTTCTCGCTCGCCCAGATCGAACCGCTGCTCGCCGAGAAGCTCGGCACGCCGGAAGACTCCGTGCGCGCCGCCGTGCGCGACACCGCGCTGCTCGCGCGGCTCGACCTGCCCACGCCGACGATCGAGGGGTACCTCTTTCCCGACACATACACGTTCTCAGAAGGCACCACGGCGCGCCAAGCCGTGACCATCATGGAGCGCCGCTTCGAGCACGAGTGGAAGCCGGCGTGGACCGCCCGTCTCGACACGCTCGGCATGTCGCGCAACGACGTGATGACGCTGGCGTCGATCGTGGAGAAGGAAGCCAAGCTGCCCGAGGAGCGCCCGGTGATCGCCGCCGTGTACATGAACCGGCTGCGCGCTGGAATGTTGCTGCAAGCAGATCCCACGGTGCAGTACGTCCTGCCCGAACACGAGAACCGCCTGCTCTACAAGGACCTCAGGGTGAAGTCGCCGTACAACACCTACCGGCACCTCGGCCTGCCGCCGGGACCGATCGCGTCCCCCGGCAGCGCGAGTATCCTCGCCGCGCTCTACCCGGCCCACGTACCCTACAAGTACTTCGTCGCGGCGCCGGATGGCCACCACGAGTTCCGCGTGGACTACAGGGCACACGAAGCGGCCGTGATCGAGATGCGCCGTGAGCGTGACGCGCAGGCCAAGAAGTCCAAGTCGGGCCGCGACACGAGCGCCGCGCGCGCGCCGGGCAGGAAATCGGGTTGA
- the ruvX gene encoding Holliday junction resolvase RuvX yields MAATDRGRWLAVDWGERRIGLAISDPTGTIASPAGHIVRRAGKRPPIAELIRRGQALEARGFVLGLPLDGDGNDTPRAVEVRRVGDELEKRTGLPVRLLDERFTTAAALRAVHEMGGSTRGRKGDVDALAATVLLQHALRHDA; encoded by the coding sequence GTGGCCGCCACGGACCGGGGCCGGTGGCTGGCCGTGGACTGGGGCGAGCGGCGCATCGGACTCGCGATCAGCGATCCGACCGGCACGATCGCGTCGCCCGCCGGGCATATCGTGCGCCGCGCCGGCAAGCGCCCGCCGATCGCCGAGCTCATCCGGCGCGGCCAGGCACTGGAAGCCCGTGGCTTCGTGCTCGGCCTGCCGCTCGACGGAGATGGCAACGACACGCCGCGCGCCGTCGAAGTGCGCCGCGTGGGTGACGAATTGGAGAAGCGCACCGGCCTGCCCGTGCGCCTCCTGGACGAACGATTCACCACGGCCGCCGCGCTCCGCGCGGTGCACGAAATGGGCGGCTCCACCCGCGGCCGCAAGGGTGACGTGGACGCCCTGGCTGCCACCGTGCTGCTGCAGCACGCCCTGCGCCATGACGCATAG
- the rho gene encoding transcription termination factor Rho: MSSPPSSPALVSIAELKRKTLPALLEMAEELELADVETLPRHDLTFRIEQALLAGGALLTGQGVLEVLPEGYGFLRSQDYNYLAGPDDIYVSPSQVKRFGLLTGDTVHGQVRPPKEWERYLALLKVESVNGDDPDLAKERVPFDNLRPRYPEGRLRLEVKSGNLSMRVMDLIAPIGKGQRGLIVSPPRAGKTLLLQEIANAIAENYPDVILIVLLIDERPEEVTDMKFTVRGEVISSTFDEAPQRHVQVADMVIEKARRLVESKKDVVILLDSITRLGRAHNAVMPHSGKIMSGGVDVNALEKPKKFFGAARNIENGGSLTIIGTALIETGSRMDEVIFEEFKGTGNMELILDRKIAERRIYPAIDINRSGTRKEELLFTTEELNRVTLLRTFLGDMPEPEAIEFLLKQMSRSKNNKEFFVQMAQGG, from the coding sequence ATGTCATCGCCGCCTTCCTCCCCGGCTCTCGTCAGCATCGCCGAACTCAAGCGCAAGACGCTCCCCGCCCTCCTCGAGATGGCGGAGGAGCTCGAGCTCGCCGATGTGGAGACCCTGCCGCGTCACGACCTGACGTTCCGGATCGAGCAGGCGCTGTTGGCCGGCGGGGCGCTGCTCACCGGACAGGGCGTATTGGAAGTGCTGCCTGAGGGGTACGGCTTCCTGCGCAGCCAGGATTACAATTACCTGGCGGGACCCGACGACATCTACGTGTCGCCGTCGCAGGTCAAGCGATTCGGCCTCCTGACGGGCGACACGGTCCACGGCCAGGTGCGCCCGCCCAAGGAATGGGAGCGCTATCTGGCTCTGCTCAAGGTCGAGTCGGTCAACGGCGACGACCCGGACCTGGCCAAGGAGCGGGTGCCGTTCGACAACCTGCGGCCGCGCTATCCCGAAGGACGGCTGCGCCTGGAGGTGAAGAGCGGCAACCTCAGCATGCGCGTGATGGACCTCATCGCACCCATCGGCAAGGGACAGCGCGGACTCATCGTGTCGCCGCCGCGCGCCGGCAAGACGCTCCTCCTCCAGGAGATCGCCAACGCCATCGCCGAGAACTACCCCGACGTCATCCTCATCGTGCTGCTCATCGACGAGCGCCCCGAAGAGGTCACCGACATGAAGTTCACGGTGCGCGGCGAGGTGATCAGTTCCACGTTCGACGAGGCGCCGCAGCGCCACGTCCAGGTGGCCGACATGGTGATCGAGAAAGCCCGGCGCCTCGTGGAGAGCAAGAAGGACGTGGTGATCCTGCTCGACTCGATCACCCGCCTCGGTCGCGCGCACAACGCCGTCATGCCGCACTCGGGTAAGATCATGTCGGGCGGCGTGGACGTGAACGCGCTGGAGAAGCCCAAGAAATTCTTTGGTGCCGCCCGCAACATCGAGAACGGCGGGTCGCTCACGATCATCGGCACCGCCCTCATCGAGACCGGCTCACGCATGGACGAGGTGATCTTCGAGGAGTTCAAGGGCACAGGCAACATGGAACTCATCCTCGACCGCAAGATCGCCGAGCGACGCATCTACCCCGCCATCGACATCAACCGCTCGGGCACGCGCAAGGAAGAATTGCTGTTCACGACGGAAGAACTGAACCGCGTGACGCTGCTGCGAACGTTCCTCGGCGACATGCCGGAACCCGAGGCGATCGAATTTCTGCTCAAGCAGATGTCGCGCTCCAAGAACAACAAGGAATTCTTCGTGCAGATGGCGCAGGGCGGCTGA
- a CDS encoding carbamoyltransferase codes for MPRFVLGISAFYHDSAACILRDGVIVAAAQEERFTRQKGDEAFPARAIAFCLSAAGVGAGDLEAVAFYDKPLLKLDRVFETFLWTAPAGFASFRHGAPLWARDRLDIERTIRRGLDDYEGRVLFTEHHESHAASAFYPSPFDRAAILTIDGVGEWATASIGAGHDADLELRQELHWPDSLGLLYSAFTYHAGFKVNSGEYKLMGLAPYGEPRYVDTIYRELIDLRDDGSFTLNQRYFNYVNGLTMTNDAFSALVDGPPRTPESALTQREMDLARSVQEVCEEIVLRMARAARRDTGETNLCLAGGVALNAVANGKLRRARIFDRVWVQPAAGDAGGALGAAFVAWHQYLDAPRAVDGVHDGMRGALLGPVYGADDIQRDLAALGATWQRLDRQGAVDRAADLLAAGQVIGWFDGAMEFGPRALGARSILADARDPRMQARINLKVKFREGFRPFAPSVLAERAAEYFEVDGESPYMLFVEPVRTDRRIPMAKGDTRWGIERLNQPRSDVPAVTHLDYTARIQTVTAGRSPGLHAVLRAFADRTGCPLLVNTSFNVRGEPIVCTPADAYDCFMRTDLDALVLPPFVLLKRDQPVQDPAQWHRPLQLD; via the coding sequence ATGCCGCGTTTCGTCCTGGGCATCTCCGCGTTCTACCACGATAGCGCCGCGTGCATCCTGCGCGACGGGGTGATCGTCGCCGCGGCGCAGGAAGAGCGCTTCACGCGCCAGAAGGGGGACGAAGCGTTTCCGGCGCGGGCGATCGCCTTCTGCCTGAGCGCCGCCGGCGTCGGCGCAGGCGACCTCGAGGCCGTCGCGTTCTATGACAAGCCGCTGCTCAAGCTCGACCGCGTGTTCGAGACCTTTCTCTGGACCGCACCTGCTGGGTTCGCCTCGTTCCGCCACGGGGCGCCGCTCTGGGCGCGCGACCGGCTCGACATCGAACGCACCATCCGCCGCGGCCTCGACGACTACGAGGGACGCGTCCTGTTCACCGAACACCACGAGTCGCACGCCGCCAGCGCGTTCTATCCGTCGCCGTTCGACCGCGCCGCCATTCTCACCATCGATGGGGTGGGCGAGTGGGCCACGGCGTCCATCGGCGCGGGACACGACGCCGACCTCGAGTTGCGTCAGGAACTGCATTGGCCCGACTCGCTGGGCCTGCTCTATTCTGCGTTCACGTATCACGCCGGGTTCAAGGTCAACTCCGGGGAGTACAAGCTCATGGGGCTCGCCCCCTACGGCGAACCCCGGTACGTGGATACGATCTACCGCGAGTTGATCGACCTGCGCGACGACGGGTCGTTCACGCTCAACCAGCGGTATTTCAACTACGTGAACGGACTCACGATGACGAACGACGCCTTCTCGGCGTTGGTCGACGGACCGCCGCGGACGCCGGAGTCGGCGCTCACGCAGCGCGAGATGGATCTCGCCAGGTCGGTGCAGGAGGTGTGCGAGGAGATCGTGCTGCGCATGGCCCGCGCCGCGCGGCGCGACACCGGAGAGACGAATCTCTGCCTGGCGGGCGGAGTGGCGCTCAACGCCGTGGCCAACGGCAAGCTCCGGCGCGCCAGGATCTTCGATCGCGTATGGGTGCAGCCGGCTGCGGGCGACGCTGGCGGCGCGCTCGGCGCCGCGTTCGTCGCGTGGCATCAGTACCTGGACGCGCCGCGGGCCGTGGACGGCGTACATGACGGCATGCGCGGCGCGCTACTCGGCCCCGTGTACGGCGCCGACGATATCCAGCGGGACCTGGCCGCGCTCGGCGCCACGTGGCAGCGCCTCGATCGCCAGGGCGCGGTGGACCGTGCGGCCGACCTGCTGGCGGCCGGGCAGGTGATCGGCTGGTTCGACGGCGCCATGGAGTTCGGTCCGCGCGCCCTGGGCGCGCGCAGCATCCTGGCCGACGCGCGCGATCCCCGGATGCAAGCGCGCATCAACCTCAAAGTGAAGTTCCGCGAGGGGTTCCGCCCGTTCGCCCCGAGCGTGCTTGCCGAGCGGGCCGCGGAGTACTTCGAGGTGGACGGCGAGTCCCCGTACATGTTGTTCGTCGAACCGGTGCGCACCGACCGGCGCATCCCAATGGCGAAGGGCGACACCCGGTGGGGAATCGAGCGGCTCAATCAGCCGCGCTCCGACGTTCCCGCGGTCACGCACCTGGACTACACCGCGCGGATCCAGACCGTGACCGCCGGGCGCAGTCCGGGACTCCACGCCGTGCTGCGCGCGTTCGCCGACCGCACCGGGTGTCCGCTGCTGGTCAATACGTCGTTCAACGTGCGGGGGGAACCCATCGTCTGCACGCCGGCTGATGCCTACGACTGTTTCATGCGCACCGACCTCGATGCGCTCGTCTTGCCCCCGTTCGTGTTACTCAAGCGCGATCAACCCGTTCAGGATCCTGCCCAATGGCATCGCCCGCTCCAACTCGATTGA
- a CDS encoding SxtJ family membrane protein, whose amino-acid sequence MTRAQGMKFAFTLAAAFSVLSVLLAWRQRTLGAEVAFGLGFVLLVAGVAVPSHLGPVERVWMGFGRILSRVTAPIALGIVYFIALTPIAYVRRTFGRSPLARDPSASTYWTPRAPRDVEERHRALERQF is encoded by the coding sequence TTGACCCGCGCGCAGGGAATGAAGTTCGCGTTCACGCTCGCCGCGGCGTTCTCGGTGCTGTCGGTGCTCCTGGCCTGGCGCCAGCGCACGCTTGGCGCCGAGGTGGCGTTCGGCCTCGGGTTCGTACTGCTGGTGGCGGGGGTGGCCGTGCCGTCGCACCTGGGCCCAGTGGAGCGCGTGTGGATGGGGTTCGGCCGCATCCTCTCGCGGGTGACCGCGCCGATCGCGCTCGGGATCGTCTATTTTATAGCGTTGACGCCCATCGCCTATGTGCGCCGGACGTTCGGCCGCAGCCCCCTCGCCCGCGATCCATCGGCGTCGACCTACTGGACGCCGCGCGCGCCGCGCGATGTCGAGGAGCGGCACCGCGCGCTCGAGCGTCAGTTCTGA
- a CDS encoding DUF5989 family protein, translating into MASLNILRQLWAFMRQRKKLWLLPIILILILASALLLLVQGSALAPFIYSIF; encoded by the coding sequence ATGGCCTCATTGAACATCCTGCGACAACTCTGGGCCTTCATGCGACAGCGGAAGAAGCTCTGGCTGCTGCCGATCATCCTGATCCTGATTCTGGCCAGCGCGCTGCTGTTGCTCGTGCAGGGGTCGGCCCTGGCCCCGTTCATCTACTCGATCTTCTGA